The Theobroma cacao cultivar B97-61/B2 chromosome 2, Criollo_cocoa_genome_V2, whole genome shotgun sequence genome includes the window TTGCTATCTCTTCATCCTTTTGTCTAAGCAAAAGGAAAGCTTTTGATTCTATTCTTTTTACCAAAGCTGCAACTTGTTGTTTCCTTTGCTCTTGCAGTAACAATATCAATCGCTCATTCTAAATAAAAGGAATAGAACAAAAATTATCAGGAAACCAattaagaaaagagaaagaacttAAAAGAGAAAACCCAATAAATATTGCTTTTTCGTTCTAACCTGTGATCTGATAAACTGATCAATCTCATGTCTTTGCTTCTCAACCTGAGAATCCATGCTTTGGCAATACATCATTGATTCACGATTGTTGTTGTTGGTGGTGGTGGTATTGATGTTCTTGATAGAGGAGGCAAGAAGACTGTTGTCAAAATAAAGACTTTGATTCCTTCGCTGCTGACTCTGAAGCTGCTGCAACTGTTGCTGCTGTTGTTGTAGTTGTTGTTGTTGCAGCTGTGATTTCTGTAGAAGACCGAAACAGAATTGATTAACCCCGCCACAACCATTATCAATCCAATCCTGGGAGCCGCACAATGGAAACCCAATATTATCCGAATACAGCTGCGCTTGAATTgccattcttttcttgtttttttctttcaaagcaGCCAACAACCCTCAAAagaaccaaaacaaaaagaagaaagaaagcaacACCCTTTTCCTtcaaatattttccttttcccaCAAGATCAGATCAAAAACTAAAATGGGTTTTTCTCCTTTGGATCATAGAAAGCCTAAAGAACTCTCTACCACCCCTTCTTCTTTGATATTCAAGGAACATATAGAAAACAAAAGGGGGTGGAGGGTGGTGGTGTATATTtataagagagagagagagagagagagaggagggtGAGGATGTGAATTAAGTAACTGAAAAAActtgaaaaggaaagagagagagagagagagcctAGGATACTATTTTctgctttttgttttctctaataataataatataaaccCAATCGTCCGAAGCATTANttgtcttctttttttatttttataataataataataatataaaccCAATCGTCCGAAGCATtaaagagagggagagagagagagagctgtATAGGACGAGCCGACGGGGTAAGCAACAACGTATACATGCAGATTTTGTGACTAAACCATCGGGTCAGAGATTTCAGAGGCGTTTGTTTTCCCCTtggaataaaaagaaaattcaattcCAAAGTGGATTCACTCATTTATTGGGTAAAGactttagagaaagaaagagactCTGAATTGGtcagtttttatttttgggggagagagagatgaaggATCAGAGATGTGTCAGTTTAGTCATTTGGAAAAGCCTGAAGAATAGGATTCTTATAATAATTTTGCTCTCGTTTCTTTCTCGGATTTCTAcatttctcttaattttttggGAATACAAATTTCTagtattttatcttatttttgggaacataaatttattaattcttttaattaattttttgtccATTGATATGGTCTACCTTAATTAAGCACTCCAATATGGTATATGTGTGGTTAACCTCTTAAATTTGCCAAGTCAGCGTTAAGCAATTTAACACTcacaaaaaatagaaagacTATCTGGAATTCAGTGGAAAATCACAGagtgatttaattaaattgccAAAATAACCGAGAAATTATCTGGCTGGTTTGGTTTggattttctttccttgtctGCCTGTAATCCCCTCCTACAAGTTAGATTTGGAATTTGTATTGTAATCTGGTATATAATTTTGCTGGATAATCTACACCAGTTTGCTTCAGGATAAACTCATAGAAATTGTACAAGATTTCTTGAAACAATAGAAAAGCAAATTTGTAGGGCTTACAGCAAAAGCATACCTACaaagtttgaattttcttccaatggtcttcttttaattaaagaataagTTTAAGAGTATTTAATAATGCTGAAAAGTTATCTCAATGAAACTATACTATTAAcgtatttattaaattattaaactaTACCTACGAATTACGCAAATTCATTTTCGCTATTTAAATTCGAAATCCttgaaagacaaaaaaaaaaaaaaccccctTTGCACATGTTTATAAATTCGAACTGATCTTAACTGGGGTAACCCTTTTTCCTATATTTATCTAAACTTTTTCATCGGTTTCTTGCTGGCTGgaatttaaaattcacatGAATGCATTTTGAACTTGAGCACGTTATTGTTGTTTAAAGAGCAGCCAAgctttaaagaaagaaaattactAATGTTATTAATTTGGAAGTAACTGAAAGTCTTATCGAACTTGGCTGGTACAGCCAACAAGCTAAAGGATGAATTTcctttgagaaaaatgaggcAGAATTGGGAGAAATTCAAAGCCGGTGGGAGGTTGCCCGAAACCCACAAGAAGCCATGGAGATAAGAGTCACTAGGCACTCCGAAAACAACTGCCCTTCCACCCATGGGTGTCTTATCTGACATTGGTTTTTTCCAAGCCAAAAACCAGGACTTCTATATTTAAATTCTTCCCCCATGTGTCACACCCAAGGTTAAAGATAATGATGTCTTTGTGTCTCTCATAATTGAGTCCCAATTGGAATAATCcaaaattttcccttttccaTACTGTACGTAACACCTTTGTACACTTCAATTATTTGCTATATGTGAAACTCTTTTTTACTAAGCGGTATCAGTTCATGTATCTTCTCAACTGGATGCTCCTTACTTTCATGGAAAGAATCCAATTAATTActgttagaaattaaattaaactacTTTTTCGAGAACCCAAAATGTATTTGGGTTTGGGTTTGGATTGTGAGTCTAATCGATCAAAGGATCATAGATATAATTTCAAAGTATAACTCAATTATCTAACCAAACTAAATTGAACTTTCtctttgaaaaagaaagttgTGATCAATATCATCTGTTGTGTTTAGTCGGGGCTTGTACTCATCAGTGTATTGACAAAGATAGAATGGTCTAATCTCATGCAGAACTCTTATCAAATTCCCACTAGGCATTGAGAATCCAGAACTCTTATCTGGGAAGATGATCTGTCTCTCTGGTACTCCACATGCACGAACTTGCCAATGCATAATCAACACCTCCATGACTAGGAAAGACCCCACATATTTGAACTGGTTATTGCTAAGTTACAATGGATCCTAAATCACGGAAAATTTGTCCAATGTCAGCAAGATTCTAGAGGTCCAACATGCAGAGATAAAAAGTCCATGGAAAAATCCTGGTTACAATGGAAACACAGTTCCCTagacctttttatttttctcaaatacTGTTATATTTACATGATATATATCGAATGCGGGGAAAAAAGGGTGGCTATCTTTATTTTGAAAGCGTTGTTTCCGTTCGCATTCGAGAAGGAAGCAGAGAGGAAACATGGTGAGAGCTAGCCATGGCACAATATGGGAAAGGGTGGCCCCCATGTGCTGCCCACCATGAGTCCTATTCCCCTCTACATGTTCATGATCCTTTTGCTGCCCGGCTCCTTCTGCATCGACGGTGCAGACCatgtgaaattgtgaaaacACCAAGATCAACCCCAGGACCCTGGCTAGCACACTCCACTTCACTTCATTGACCAGctgtaattaaaaaaaaaaaaggaatgaaagaaaaagttggaattttgtttatttatttgggTTTTTTCGGTGTCTGCAAAAATCCAAAGCCCATTCTCGTATTTGGTGCGAAGTGTAGCTGCAGCTTCCCAACTACTTACTtctgtttgttttcttttgcttttggcAAAGTGATTCTGAAGTCGACCCAATCTTGGGGTTTTTACTCCTCACTTCCCATAATAGAGGCCCGTCCCCACTTCAAAAGTACAGTGTGTGAAATGTGAATGATGATGGATCTTTGGCCAAAACTATGAGGCATGGAAAAAGAGCCACAGCCATTCCAGTTTCTccatcatgttttcaaaatgataataatgatttgacccttttctttttgcgTGTTGGAAACACGGTGATTGCTTAATCAATGGTGGAGATATAGACATAGACAAACAACCTAATGGAAAAAGAGTGGTGATTGTAGTACTGATCCATTAACGCGGAGGTGAAACTTCGACGATGCATGTCAAGCATGTACTTGTTAAGCATTTTGTTTTCTACGTGGCTTAGTAAGCATGCATTGACACAAGGACCCTGAATTAAGGGCCTTTGATTTCCATCATTAGCTAAAAACATGAATTGGTGAATGATTAGAATCTGTCATTTTCCTTGCTCATTTCAAACACCATCTCAAATTCTCAACGTAATTGTTCAAAACAAATTCGACCGCTGACCAAACCCAAATTTTTGAACTTACTATAACACACGGGAACCGAAGATCTTGACAATTCAAGATCATATTCATATATGTAGGTCAAGATAAGCTTTCTTTACTAAGGAATATGccagttttttctttctatctttctttctttctctttttttttttttttgatggaagaaaaatgggacTATCAAAGCTTTTGCCAATTGATCAGTTGCTTTATTAATGGGCATAGACTTTGAAAGAGACGAGACGGTGACTCGAGGAGTTGTTGTTAGACCACCGAGGCTGCACCTAGCCGAGGGGTAAGGTCCCATCCTCATGCATGTGACCCACcaatacaaatatttaaagTCGTATCTTTGTGATGAGTGAGACTTTCTATGCCCACAATTTCAGACTTGCCAATGGCCAAGACCCTTCGCTGCAAACGGTCTTTAAAGGACCACCCCTCAATGCCTCTCTCATGAcattttggaaaaagaaaacaaaaaagtttttaaatacaATCATAACTGCTGGAATTGTTCAAATGACACAAGCATGATCCAGGCATGAAAACTGAATGACTGTAAACATTTTAGCAATACACGGCGCAGAAGCACCGAATGAAGGTTCAGGTTATCTGTATGCCTTTTTGACTATGTAAAAAATTGGATTATTGGGGTGTTAAATTACagtaagaaaattaatattcaaatcCAATAACCGTAAGTAACGTTCGAGTCTCGAGAGACAAATTATGGTGGGGGGGCAGGCAAAGGTTTGATTGTCGATCAGCATCTTGACTGGGACTGTTGAGTATTGAAGGTGATATGGTCTGGTGTCCACAGCAAACCTGCTTTATTTGTCTGTGTTTGTGCAGCAGCCATACATGCATGCTTGGAACAATTAACCATTAGtataatacaaaaaaaaaaagccactGTTACATGTGGAAGTGGATGGAATTGGTGGACTGGAAACATTTGGAGAGATACATTCAATCATCCATATCAAAGTCTGcatgataaataataattgcCAAGACTAGATCCACTGTATATGCAGTCTGCAGCCAGGGATGCTTTGCacacaaaaattattattggaAGGTTatgattaaatatttgactccCCTACCATTCTTTAGTCTCACTCAAATCCAATTTATCAAACCAGAAAATGTCATTCGAGATGTACAATACTATACAAGTTTCAAGAGTGGCATTGAAGCTGCAGAATTGATGTAAATTAAGGGTGAGAAAAAGAGGTAgtgattaatttctttttgaaagTTGAATTAACTAAAGATTCTCTTCTGGGCTATGACAATTGAGAACTGAGTAGCATTACTCCTTGTAAACTTAACAACCCATGGCAGCTGAACTTGCGCCTTGCATTGCGAGTCTTGGTTGTATAAACATGGAGATCTGATATCACAAGTAAAAACCAGTAAATGGAGATGCCCAGTACAATTAAAGCAATGACTTGTTCAAAACGAAAAGGAAAGCAGGTACATGCGACAGGAAAAAACCCTTGAAAACATTTAATAGTATGTTTAGACTTCTCCATTCCAACAGGTATCTACAGGGAATATAGAATATATCAGCATGAAAGCATGATGAAAGAAGCCAATGACTTGTAATCATTACTTATGTTAAGTTAAAATCAGAAGCTGGAAGAACCGTTTTGATTATTTTGTAAAACAGAGGATTATAAAGGCTGAACaatttgggataaaatatatttctcCATTCCTACAAAAGGAAATTGCAGTTGGCAAATCCGAAGTAGTGATCAACTTCATCCTTTTCTTTCTGGTTTTTAGGTTCTTGGGCCCATATTGCACATCTCATGAGGGCAATTAAAATAGTACCCAGTACTACAAATACAAGGGTTCTTCCCATTTTGCTCCATGTTTGCTCTCTTGGGATGTTCATagcagaaaaaaaataaataaataaataaaaagaaagagttgGTTAATGTGACCCATGCAATATGTCAGGTGATTTCACATTTCTACATTGGAGACCGACACACGCAAGTCATGTGCAGTGTGGTGCCTTTGGTGGAGTCCCATGCCTTTCTTTAATTCTGGTCTTTTTTTCAATGCTGCTCTCACAAAAggtaaacaagaaaaaaaaaaagaaaaggaagaaaacttGCTTTAAGTGCTTCCCGTGCAACCTTGACTGcatatttttgttctttgctgCCATCACCAATCTGTACGTGGATGACTTGAAGTggcactctctctctctctctctctctctcagtgTAGAAACATTGAACCATTACTCGTATCCTTTTTGTTTGAATCTCGGTATGGTTCGTAACGTTTCTTTAAAGCAAGCAAAATCAACGGGatcttctttttctaaatttgACTTACTCTGTTTTCCAAGAAACTCACTCCCACCATAACTAGCCACGAACACAGCATTGACCCtgaccctttttctttttccagtCCTGAGAAACAGGGGGTCTGTCTTGTTCCTCTTTTTGACGTCTGAAAACCAAACTcgaaaatcatatatatagcTACAATAAAGTCGTGCATATCCATATCTGCCTATGTAGCTTTGttctttaacttttaaaaGGATTGTAAGTTTCCATTAACAAAAAGCACTAACTAAGCTTCACCCTTCTTGGCCTTTTCTCTGTAACCTTATATTGAAAGGAAGGGCTTATTAAGGGAAAACAAGCTCAAGCGGGATTGTTGTAATATTGAATCTTTGGGGCTTAAATCTTGGTTTAATTATTGACTTTGTGGTCACAGCAAGAAAAGAAGCACAGATGAAAGTGCTTCCTAATTAACTGGTTGCGTggtctttttttaaaaaaattttgggtggaaaagaaaaaacagtcTACAATGTGAATCAACAGTCAAAATTTGAAACGAATTCCAACATCTTGACTTGGAAATGATGCGTTTATTCTATTCTagaaagatgaagaaaataattaatctgttcttcttcttttgggATGCCAAGGCCATGGTCTACTTATATGAAAATTAATCCGCGGAACAACTTTGTTCAGTCAATCTACCAAACTTCAATGAAAGTAGAGACCAATGTGAATCTTGGGGAGCCagtcttgtttctttttctgtcaaaaataattcatctctACTAGAATGTCTTTCCCCAAGAGCCACAGTACTACTGGATAAAATCTGTGTAAAGATATCAATAACTTCATGGCTTGCATCTAAGTTTTACCGCTAATAGTAAATATGTGtagcccaaaaaaaaaaagatattgcAACTTAAAGAACTTTTaagcaagtttaaacaacaattaaagaaAGGAATGGTGCTTCCCATGAGGGTACTCAAGTGGGCTTGAACTTTTGTCATTTCTACAGAAATGGGGCCTGCAAATGCTACTCCAACACTTATCGCAATCTCAGTTTTTGGCATTGAATTTTGATCACGGGACCCAACGTATTCCACCGCTCCATTCAAGGAAAAGGAACTCACCTCAAAACATGATTAGGCCCATGAGGCCATGACCAATCTATTCCATGGCAGATTAACAATTGGCAGTCACACCTCTCACGCCTGGCTTGTGCAACCAATATCAATAACACCCTCTCACCTTGCGCCCCATGGTTAAGGCGATGATAGATGAAACCATGCCTACAATTTTTGCTTACAAATCCATGGAGGGATAACGTATTTATCAAGGCCATTAGCAAATTTCTGAATCCAACAGCCCCTTGGGAATTGGGTCAAGTGGACTTAGATTCAAACTGGTATGTTTTCGAAATTAGGCTCTTTGGTTGAGCATGCAAAGCTGCTTCCTAAAGGACCCAAGCTCCTTCCCCCACCTTTTCAACAACAATCACTACATGATATTGCCTTGCTTacttttaatgtaaaacacttgatcattaataaaaacaattaagaaTTATTGAATTACGATTGGATTTTAATTTCCTGGTTGATGAAAGGTATGATTTCATTGCTATATAAAACTATTACCAATTTACTATTGAATAATTATAACATTGTAATTctctccaaaaaaaaagaattataacattgtaatcattttttttattttttatttttaattatttatctttataacatatttttgATAAAGGGTTTGATTAACGTGTACCTGTAAGTACTTGtttaaaatagttaaaatatcattttaaaaaagcttttttgcatttaatacattatttttaacaaattcaattggAAATAATacattgttgattttttttattattttaatatcaacTTAGCCGGTGCTGGTTAACATCTCActttaataaattaagttaaaaaaaacaaaaaaatgttaCAATCAAACAAATTATTGAGTGAAATATTGAGATGACTATCTAAAGGACCTAAAGTTGATTTGATTGAGGataaagaaatgaatgaaaaGGGTATATCTTGTTGTGCCATTCCCATTTGACAAGGATAAAGTAGAAGACAACTACAACAACTATGATCTAAATTGCAGACGAATATCATTCAAACAACATTATTATGTAGCTGAACATATAATT containing:
- the LOC18607543 gene encoding probable BOI-related E3 ubiquitin-protein ligase 2 is translated as MAIQAQLYSDNIGFPLCGSQDWIDNGCGGVNQFCFGLLQKSQLQQQQLQQQQQQLQQLQSQQRRNQSLYFDNSLLASSIKNINTTTTNNNNRESMMYCQSMDSQVEKQRHEIDQFIRSQNERLILLLQEQRKQQVAALVKRIESKAFLLLRQKDEEIAKATSKTMELQNLLKKLEMESQAWQRVAQENEVMVAALNNSLEQLREQASCCFNGVDDAESCCEVNGEGIEAAENRGFAGLVVDRGQEEAEEERTRTPTIMVCKCCNSRNSCVLFLPCRHLSSCKDCAAFLDSCPVCRTAKKASIEALIP